A single genomic interval of Roseomonas aeriglobus harbors:
- a CDS encoding DUF262 domain-containing protein: protein MASAVDIIAAIGASLKQASTRALDVSLNEILDMARDGELEVSPDYQRLFRWTEGQQSRFIESLLLEMPVPPIFVIEEDDGRYQLIDGLQRISSYLHLRGQLEAAHLDPPVRLGQKLVLSDCDMVLELNGLSYEDLPTSLQIRLKRAFIRMEVIRKETDPRFKYHMFKRLNTGGEILSDQQVRNASIRMLDNHFPNFLIDLSQIDSFKTCTTALTQERKLTAFDQELVLRFFALKNVREKFKHEVSEFLTDYMERVADPTILEPFDFAVEKAQFEKTFEVLAASLGEFSFSFANKRKDDLSSGFSIYHFEAITIGLQGVIDKLDASDKSQMDLLRDTLRSIKLDAEFMRITSGGGRNSPGPLRDRISFAQERLEHAFG from the coding sequence ATGGCCAGTGCCGTAGATATTATTGCTGCTATCGGCGCAAGCTTAAAGCAGGCTTCAACGCGGGCGTTAGATGTTTCGCTTAATGAAATTCTCGATATGGCAAGAGATGGAGAATTAGAAGTCTCTCCTGACTACCAGCGGCTTTTTCGCTGGACAGAGGGTCAACAATCTCGGTTTATCGAGTCATTATTGCTTGAAATGCCAGTTCCGCCAATATTCGTTATCGAGGAGGATGACGGCAGATACCAGTTGATTGACGGATTGCAACGAATCTCTTCTTATCTGCATCTTCGTGGTCAGCTTGAAGCCGCCCATCTTGATCCTCCAGTGCGTCTTGGCCAAAAGCTTGTGCTGAGTGATTGCGATATGGTGTTGGAACTAAACGGCCTTAGTTATGAGGATCTTCCAACATCGTTGCAGATTAGATTAAAGCGAGCCTTCATCAGGATGGAGGTAATACGGAAGGAAACCGATCCGCGTTTTAAGTATCATATGTTTAAGAGGCTTAACACGGGCGGTGAAATTTTGTCTGATCAACAAGTTCGTAATGCCTCGATCAGAATGCTAGATAATCACTTTCCCAACTTTTTGATCGATTTAAGCCAGATTGACTCGTTCAAAACATGCACTACGGCGTTAACACAAGAACGGAAGCTTACCGCCTTTGACCAAGAGTTAGTTCTTCGCTTCTTTGCTTTAAAAAATGTTCGAGAAAAATTTAAGCATGAGGTCTCGGAGTTTCTGACGGATTACATGGAAAGGGTCGCCGATCCGACGATCCTCGAGCCATTTGATTTCGCTGTCGAGAAGGCGCAGTTTGAAAAGACATTTGAGGTTCTCGCAGCCTCGCTTGGTGAATTTTCATTCTCCTTTGCGAATAAGCGAAAAGATGATCTTAGTTCTGGATTTAGTATATATCATTTTGAAGCTATTACGATTGGTCTGCAAGGCGTTATCGATAAACTTGATGCAAGTGATAAGAGCCAAATGGACCTTCTTAGGGACACACTCCGATCGATAAAGCTGGATGCGGAGTTCATGCGTATTACATCCGGTGGAGGCCGCAACTCCCCTGGCCCTCTGCGTGATCGTATTAGCTTTGCACAAGAGCGGCTCGAACATGCGTTCGGTTGA
- a CDS encoding recombinase family protein, with translation MTRVCYLRVSGDAQSVEAQRNALGGDFAKEFVDEGVSGAIPAADRPGFAALLAYVREGDTVCISAIDRLGRDALDIQATIRFLISKGVTVDVLGLGPIGKGVGELIVAVLAQLADLERARIKERCDAGRDAARAALAATGRTHRGKVSLGRPFAADAAEVRRWRNENGASIAVTAQRFALSTATVKRYCAAS, from the coding sequence ATGACTAGGGTTTGCTATCTGCGGGTATCGGGCGATGCCCAAAGCGTCGAAGCGCAGCGCAATGCCCTTGGCGGCGACTTTGCCAAGGAATTCGTCGACGAAGGCGTGTCGGGCGCGATTCCTGCCGCTGATCGACCGGGCTTCGCTGCCTTGTTGGCATACGTCCGCGAAGGCGACACCGTCTGCATTAGTGCAATCGACAGGTTAGGGCGTGACGCGCTCGATATTCAGGCGACCATCCGGTTCCTGATATCGAAGGGCGTGACCGTTGACGTTCTCGGGTTGGGGCCAATCGGCAAGGGCGTTGGTGAATTAATTGTAGCAGTGCTTGCGCAGCTAGCAGACTTAGAGCGCGCAAGGATTAAGGAGCGGTGCGACGCGGGGCGCGACGCAGCTAGGGCTGCCTTGGCGGCTACAGGGCGCACGCATCGAGGCAAGGTTAGCCTTGGGCGCCCGTTTGCTGCTGACGCTGCCGAAGTTCGTAGGTGGCGTAACGAAAATGGAGCCAGCATAGCGGTAACGGCGCAGCGGTTCGCGTTGTCGACCGCTACGGTGAAGCGGTACTGCGCTGCATCCTGA
- a CDS encoding helix-turn-helix transcriptional regulator, which produces MMADAARGKGFGDERYRVLIASLIRTRTERGLSQQAVADLLGRHQQFVSRYETGERRLDVVEFVDIVRALGAEPAELIKSVPHV; this is translated from the coding sequence ATGATGGCGGATGCAGCGCGCGGCAAAGGGTTTGGTGATGAACGCTATCGCGTACTTATTGCCTCTCTAATCAGAACACGGACGGAACGGGGGTTAAGCCAGCAAGCCGTCGCTGACCTCCTGGGCCGTCACCAGCAGTTCGTATCACGATATGAAACCGGTGAACGTCGTCTGGACGTTGTGGAGTTCGTGGATATCGTAAGAGCGTTGGGAGCTGAACCGGCGGAATTGATAAAGAGCGTTCCGCACGTTTAG
- a CDS encoding excalibur calcium-binding domain-containing protein — MRYPNNRHASAANRRGGYRTGDYAQRASDSPPHVGLQIVVGIVILTGVTMFATPMGHNVWQSATMTPDQITARERSVYYARCDDARAAGVAPIYRGQPGYREGMDGDNDGIACEPYR, encoded by the coding sequence ATGCGGTACCCGAACAATCGTCATGCGAGTGCTGCCAACAGACGGGGCGGATATCGAACCGGCGATTATGCGCAACGCGCATCGGACTCCCCGCCACACGTAGGTTTACAAATTGTCGTCGGCATCGTCATTCTGACAGGCGTCACGATGTTCGCTACGCCGATGGGCCACAACGTTTGGCAAAGTGCTACTATGACCCCCGATCAGATTACCGCCCGCGAACGGAGTGTTTATTATGCTCGATGCGATGATGCACGGGCGGCGGGCGTTGCGCCGATCTATCGGGGTCAGCCAGGTTATCGCGAAGGTATGGACGGTGATAACGACGGCATAGCTTGCGAGCCCTACCGCTGA
- a CDS encoding Crp/Fnr family transcriptional regulator: MSDINVDCYGPVYVRFMPHTSLITKLYNLVDLTVKGERAVRALNSSVSSITRHRDFISQLKAPDYFYVIVSGWAARYGIRSDGSRRITGFMLPGDFCGIHAVTHSAMDHAIVALTNCEVAAIPIAEIEALCSNVPEFALALWRAKLVDEAMLRQWLLSSSDALQATARMLCELSARAKAARLDVDGVCALPITQEQLGDAVGITGVHTNRMLKILRTEELVDYAFGHLRVLRADKLSKIGQWNDRYLTPWSARTKIY, from the coding sequence TTGAGCGACATCAATGTCGATTGTTACGGCCCCGTATATGTTCGTTTTATGCCGCACACTTCCTTAATCACGAAACTTTACAATCTGGTCGATCTCACCGTCAAGGGAGAGCGCGCTGTGCGTGCGCTGAATAGCAGCGTGTCGAGCATTACTCGGCACCGCGATTTTATCTCGCAACTGAAAGCGCCTGATTATTTCTATGTGATCGTGTCGGGCTGGGCGGCGAGGTACGGCATTCGATCGGACGGGTCGCGGCGGATCACTGGTTTTATGTTGCCCGGCGACTTCTGTGGAATCCACGCTGTTACCCATAGCGCGATGGACCACGCGATTGTCGCGCTCACCAACTGCGAGGTCGCGGCTATTCCGATCGCCGAAATCGAAGCGCTCTGCTCCAACGTCCCCGAGTTCGCTTTGGCTCTTTGGCGCGCGAAGCTCGTAGACGAGGCAATGTTGCGGCAATGGCTGCTTTCATCGAGCGACGCGTTGCAGGCGACCGCACGCATGCTCTGTGAGCTAAGCGCGCGGGCAAAAGCGGCACGGCTTGACGTCGACGGCGTCTGCGCTCTTCCAATCACTCAGGAGCAATTAGGCGATGCGGTTGGCATAACTGGCGTACATACAAACAGGATGCTAAAAATTTTACGAACGGAAGAGTTGGTCGACTATGCCTTCGGGCATCTACGAGTGCTGCGAGCCGACAAACTTTCCAAGATCGGGCAGTGGAACGACCGCTATCTCACTCCTTGGTCCGCAAGAACGAAAATCTATTGA
- a CDS encoding MucR family transcriptional regulator gives MTKAVDTYLATELTIAWLSNPSTRAGVEDVKAFLSSMNKAVANLSAPSAPAVEETEKAYEPAVSVRKSLANPDFIVSMINGKKYRTLKRHLTANGLTPAEYRQRYGLKASYPMAAPSYLEARRAMAKKIGLGRKPGQSPKKADAGDYGAVGKAGGKSGSTKSVAAARAAAKAHLGGASD, from the coding sequence ATGACAAAGGCAGTCGATACATATCTGGCAACCGAACTAACCATCGCTTGGCTGTCCAACCCTTCGACACGGGCTGGGGTGGAAGACGTGAAGGCGTTCCTTTCGTCGATGAACAAGGCGGTTGCGAACTTATCCGCACCGTCGGCACCAGCCGTTGAGGAAACCGAAAAGGCCTATGAACCGGCAGTGTCGGTGCGCAAGTCGCTAGCCAACCCGGATTTCATCGTCAGCATGATCAATGGGAAAAAGTACAGGACACTGAAGCGGCATCTGACGGCAAATGGCCTAACCCCTGCCGAGTATCGTCAACGGTACGGACTAAAGGCCAGTTATCCGATGGCGGCACCGTCATACTTGGAAGCTCGCAGGGCTATGGCGAAAAAGATCGGCTTAGGGCGTAAGCCGGGTCAGTCGCCAAAAAAGGCTGATGCCGGCGATTATGGTGCGGTCGGCAAAGCTGGCGGAAAGTCCGGTTCGACTAAGTCGGTCGCGGCGGCAAGGGCGGCAGCGAAGGCCCATTTGGGTGGTGCTAGTGACTAG
- a CDS encoding AlpA family transcriptional regulator → MSIDRILRRKEVEKVVGLSRSAIYAAMDKGRFPRPIQLGPRAVGWRESAINDWMDNQPLSNGW, encoded by the coding sequence ATGAGTATCGATCGCATCCTACGCCGAAAGGAAGTTGAAAAGGTTGTTGGCCTTAGCCGCAGTGCTATCTATGCTGCGATGGATAAAGGCCGCTTTCCTCGGCCTATCCAGCTTGGGCCTAGGGCTGTAGGTTGGAGAGAAAGCGCAATTAATGATTGGATGGATAATCAACCTCTTTCTAATGGTTGGTGA
- a CDS encoding IS5 family transposase (programmed frameshift): MSDLYWLTDEQMARLQPFFPKSHGKPRVDDRRVLSGIIFVNRNGLRWCDAPKDYGPHKTLYNRWKRWSERGIFLRMMEGLAAAEAVPKTVMIDATYLKAHRTASSLRGKKGDLGRLIGRTKGGMNTKLHAVSDADGRPLSFFMTAGQVSDYTGAAALLDDLPKAQWLLGDRGYDADWFRDALEAKGIQPCIPGRRSRNEPVRYDKRRYRRRSRIEIMFGRLKDWRRVATRYDRCPTVFFSAVALAATVIFWL; this comes from the exons ATGAGCGACCTGTACTGGCTGACGGATGAGCAGATGGCGCGTCTGCAACCGTTCTTTCCCAAGAGCCATGGCAAGCCTCGGGTCGATGATCGGCGGGTGCTCAGCGGCATCATTTTCGTCAATCGCAACGGGCTACGCTGGTGTGATGCACCGAAGGACTATGGGCCGCACAAGACGCTCTACAATCGCTGGAAGCGGTGGAGCGAGAGGGGTATTTTCCTGCGAATGATGGAAGGTCTCGCGGCAGCGGAGGCCGTGCCGAAGACCGTCATGATCGACGCGACCTACCTGAAGGCACACCGCACGGCATCGAGTCTGCGGG GTAAAAAAGGGGATCTCGGCCGTCTGATCGGCCGCACGAAAGGCGGCATGAACACCAAACTGCACGCCGTCAGCGATGCGGACGGGCGGCCCTTGAGCTTCTTCATGACCGCCGGGCAGGTCAGCGACTACACCGGCGCGGCAGCCTTGCTCGACGATCTGCCGAAAGCACAGTGGCTGCTTGGCGACCGTGGTTATGATGCCGATTGGTTCAGAGACGCCCTGGAAGCCAAAGGCATCCAGCCCTGCATCCCGGGCCGCAGATCGCGCAACGAGCCGGTCAGATACGACAAGCGCCGCTACCGGCGCCGCAGCCGCATCGAGATCATGTTCGGCCGTCTGAAGGATTGGCGCCGCGTCGCAACTCGCTACGACCGCTGCCCAACCGTCTTCTTCTCTGCCGTCGCCCTCGCGGCCACCGTCATCTTCTGGCTATGA
- a CDS encoding integrase arm-type DNA-binding domain-containing protein encodes MSGYKPAGRHQERKLTAAAVRNLGPGLHGDGGNLYLRVDPSGARRWIVRLMVQGKRCDHGLGSASLVSLAEAREAALQHRKIARAGDNPLAEKRRSQGVPTFKKAALLFHEQNESNWRNDKHRKQWLSTMEAYVFPAMGSKSVGKIESADIIAALDPIWGSKPETARRIKQRIGIVLKWAIARGYRTDNPADAVQQGMARHDRSNVKRMKSLPFREVKNAVDKVKESSASDATKLAFELLIHTACRSNEVRKAEWKEFDLRNRLWEIPGIRMKGKKDHTIPLGSGLIGHSQKMTVAARATAEKKTVGQRS; translated from the coding sequence ATGAGCGGTTACAAACCAGCCGGAAGGCATCAGGAACGAAAGTTGACGGCAGCAGCAGTTCGTAACCTTGGCCCTGGCCTTCATGGCGACGGCGGAAATCTCTATCTTCGTGTCGATCCATCCGGCGCTAGGCGTTGGATCGTTCGGCTAATGGTACAAGGCAAACGGTGCGACCATGGACTAGGTTCGGCAAGCCTTGTCAGCCTCGCAGAAGCCCGTGAAGCCGCCCTACAGCATCGAAAGATCGCGCGGGCAGGTGATAACCCCCTAGCGGAGAAGCGTCGCTCCCAGGGTGTTCCTACGTTCAAAAAAGCGGCGTTGCTGTTCCACGAACAGAATGAATCCAATTGGCGAAACGACAAGCATCGGAAACAGTGGCTGTCCACGATGGAGGCCTACGTGTTTCCGGCGATGGGTTCGAAATCGGTCGGCAAGATTGAAAGCGCGGATATCATCGCTGCGCTCGATCCAATCTGGGGTTCAAAACCCGAAACTGCCCGCCGCATCAAGCAGCGCATTGGTATCGTGCTGAAATGGGCAATTGCCCGCGGATACCGAACGGACAATCCAGCTGATGCGGTCCAACAAGGTATGGCAAGGCACGACCGTTCAAACGTCAAACGAATGAAATCCCTGCCATTCCGTGAGGTTAAGAATGCGGTCGACAAAGTGAAGGAAAGCAGTGCTTCTGACGCTACAAAACTCGCATTTGAATTGCTAATTCATACCGCATGTCGTTCGAATGAGGTCCGCAAAGCCGAATGGAAAGAGTTCGACCTAAGAAATCGGCTGTGGGAGATTCCAGGAATTCGGATGAAAGGTAAGAAAGACCACACTATTCCCCTAGGGTCAGGACTCATTGGTCATAGCCAGAAGATGACGGTGGCCGCGAGGGCGACGGCAGAGAAGAAGACGGTTGGGCAGCGGTCGTAG
- a CDS encoding cadherin domain-containing protein: MTGIAGSGSIELTNGGTANETFDTLVASGGSGTLPAGWYVVETGTAAAANGQYTAGTGSSNTGDVYSFGSSGSSDRALGAVLSSTNVSMFGAQFTNATGAAVAALDIAYTGEQWRLGTAGRADRLDFQISFDASSLTTGTWIDVDALDFSSPVTAGTVGALDGNAAANRTAISATVQLSSLIQNGQTFWIRWKDADASGADDGLAIDNFSIKAAAGTVTPPTPKPGVLDIADASLAEGQTGVRDMVFTVSRSGGSDGAISASYAIILGSGAGAADATDLGAGYAATGTVSFADGQTTAQIKVPIRGDQTFEANETFTVRLSDPVGGATLGDATATGTITNDDAPPPAPPANVFINEIHYDNAGADSGEAIEIAGVAGTNLTGYQLVLYNGSNTPGAAPTYGTAVALSGVIDDEGQGYGALAFAFPANGLQNGDMDGVALIAPDGTVLQLLSYEGTFVAAPGTPAAGMTSVDIGVSEGGSDPVGQSLQVSGSGASAADFVWQASAPSSFGSLNPGQTIIPDTGTGLISVGNASVKEGDDGITNLTFVVRRAGGLGSSASVDYAVTLNGTATADDLGANALLRGTLTFAVGASSATVTIPVRGDLIGESNETLSLDLSNPVGKISIVDGSAVGTIVNDDPIALSIGAIQGEGHRSAYEGQSVITTGIVTAVDTNGFYLQSAVGDGNAATSDGIFVFTGATPAVAVGDAASVRGIVSEFLGGAGSLTLTQITTPQVTVLSQGNALPAAILIGVNGVLPPSQVIDDDGLKTFDPTHDGIDFWESLEGMRVTLDTPQAVSNTTAFGETDVVVSHGVGATGINDRGGITISPNPDGTVDYNPEKIQIDDDSGIFAGFAPNYTIGDRLSNVTGIVNYAFGAYEVIVTEAVSITRDVTLAKEVTTLRGDANYLSLATYNVENLDPGDGKFDILASDIVYNLRAPDIVALQEIQDADGAGNGANLSGTVTAQGLIDAIYAQSGVRYAYIEIAPTVAGSTGGEPGGNIRNGYLYNLDRVSYVAGSAELITADAFANSRKPLVAQFQFAGQTITTIDIHFTSRGGSDPLWGSTQPPAAAGDGQRTAQAAAVQAYVNAHLATDPKLNIAVLGDFNGFYFEEAQRLLTDPTKGGVFTNLNTLLPAEERYSYMFEGNAQQIDNILVTGGLLLNARYDSVHLNSQFGGNRPTDHDPQVSLLFLGAAPSALALSNAAVAENLPAGTIVGTLSAKDTANDTLTYALTDDAGGRFVVDAKTGVVTTTVVLDHEAAASFAITGKATDSGGLSTTANFTVAVRNVNEAPIAVADKIAVVEDATSANLWAVLLGNDGDPDAGPAPIIQSVGTTGTLGTVVFDAATRSLRYVADNDAFDALAPGATATDRFTYTIVDAGGLTSTAVVDVTVTGVADGVKIAGGNGAGTLTGTGGEDFLIGGNGADTLYGLAGHDLLVGGNGDDRLFGADGRDVLYGDSGNDILDGGAGDDVLFGGKDSDTLTGGAGADRFHFAKADGADIITDFNVAEDRIVLDGVQLSKVTYGDLNKDGAVDVTLQFTQGSSVTLLGVSDVKTVVFAVSDAYSDFDPTTLYGLGDGYRTSLPQLHDLTYAV; encoded by the coding sequence ATGACGGGGATTGCGGGCAGCGGTTCGATCGAACTGACGAACGGCGGAACGGCGAACGAGACGTTCGACACGCTGGTGGCCAGCGGCGGTTCGGGAACGTTGCCCGCGGGGTGGTATGTCGTCGAGACGGGAACTGCCGCCGCGGCGAATGGCCAATATACGGCCGGCACCGGTTCGTCGAACACGGGGGACGTCTACAGCTTCGGCTCGAGCGGCAGCTCCGATCGTGCGCTCGGCGCGGTTCTCAGCAGTACCAACGTCTCGATGTTCGGCGCGCAGTTCACCAACGCGACCGGCGCTGCTGTCGCAGCCCTCGACATCGCTTACACGGGTGAACAGTGGCGATTGGGCACTGCAGGGCGTGCGGACCGGCTGGACTTCCAGATCAGTTTCGACGCGAGCAGCCTGACGACAGGCACCTGGATCGACGTCGATGCGCTCGATTTTTCATCGCCTGTCACAGCGGGAACCGTCGGCGCGCTCGATGGGAATGCAGCAGCCAACCGTACCGCCATCAGTGCGACAGTCCAGCTGTCGAGCCTTATCCAGAACGGGCAGACCTTCTGGATTCGCTGGAAGGACGCTGATGCATCAGGCGCGGACGACGGGCTGGCGATCGACAATTTCTCGATCAAGGCCGCAGCGGGTACGGTAACGCCGCCGACGCCGAAGCCGGGCGTCCTCGACATCGCCGACGCCTCGCTGGCCGAAGGCCAGACGGGCGTGCGGGACATGGTCTTCACCGTCAGCCGAAGCGGCGGCAGCGACGGTGCGATCTCCGCCTCTTACGCGATCATACTCGGCAGTGGCGCGGGCGCGGCTGACGCGACTGACCTTGGCGCGGGCTATGCTGCGACCGGAACGGTCTCCTTTGCAGATGGTCAGACCACCGCGCAGATCAAGGTGCCGATTCGCGGTGACCAGACGTTCGAAGCGAACGAGACCTTTACCGTCCGCCTGAGCGATCCGGTGGGTGGGGCGACGCTGGGTGATGCGACCGCAACGGGCACGATCACCAATGACGATGCGCCGCCGCCGGCCCCACCCGCGAACGTCTTCATCAACGAGATCCATTACGACAATGCGGGCGCCGACAGTGGCGAGGCAATCGAGATCGCCGGTGTCGCAGGAACCAACCTGACCGGTTACCAGCTGGTCCTCTATAACGGCAGCAACACGCCCGGTGCCGCACCAACCTATGGTACGGCGGTCGCGCTTTCGGGCGTGATCGACGACGAGGGCCAGGGTTATGGCGCGCTGGCGTTCGCGTTCCCGGCGAACGGCCTGCAGAACGGCGACATGGACGGCGTGGCGCTGATCGCGCCCGACGGCACCGTCTTGCAGCTGCTCAGCTACGAGGGGACGTTCGTCGCCGCTCCGGGGACGCCGGCTGCGGGGATGACCAGCGTCGACATCGGCGTGTCCGAAGGTGGCAGCGACCCGGTCGGTCAGTCGCTCCAAGTTTCGGGATCAGGTGCCAGTGCCGCCGACTTCGTGTGGCAGGCAAGCGCACCGAGCAGCTTCGGCTCGCTCAACCCGGGCCAAACGATCATCCCCGACACCGGTACCGGCCTGATCAGCGTCGGCAACGCCAGCGTGAAGGAGGGCGACGACGGCATCACCAACCTGACGTTCGTCGTCCGCCGCGCGGGCGGGCTGGGATCGAGCGCCAGTGTTGACTATGCGGTGACGTTGAACGGAACCGCGACGGCCGACGATCTCGGCGCCAATGCCCTGCTGCGCGGCACATTGACCTTCGCCGTCGGCGCGTCCAGCGCGACCGTCACGATCCCGGTTCGCGGCGACCTGATCGGCGAAAGCAACGAGACGCTGTCGCTGGATTTGTCAAACCCCGTCGGCAAGATCAGCATCGTCGATGGATCTGCGGTCGGAACGATCGTCAACGACGATCCGATCGCGCTGTCGATCGGCGCGATCCAGGGCGAGGGCCATCGATCGGCCTATGAAGGCCAGTCGGTTATCACCACCGGCATCGTCACCGCGGTCGACACAAACGGCTTCTATCTCCAGTCGGCGGTCGGGGACGGCAATGCCGCGACCTCGGACGGCATCTTCGTGTTCACCGGCGCGACGCCCGCCGTCGCTGTCGGCGACGCAGCGTCAGTGCGCGGTATCGTGAGCGAATTCCTGGGCGGCGCGGGCAGCCTGACCCTGACCCAGATCACCACGCCACAGGTAACCGTCCTCAGTCAGGGCAACGCGTTGCCGGCCGCCATCCTGATCGGCGTCAACGGCGTGCTGCCGCCGAGCCAGGTGATAGATGATGACGGACTGAAGACCTTTGATCCGACCCACGACGGCATCGACTTCTGGGAATCGCTCGAAGGGATGCGTGTTACGCTCGATACGCCGCAGGCCGTGTCGAACACCACCGCATTCGGCGAAACCGACGTCGTCGTGTCGCACGGCGTCGGCGCGACCGGGATCAACGATCGCGGCGGGATCACCATTTCGCCCAATCCGGATGGCACGGTCGACTACAACCCCGAGAAGATCCAGATCGACGATGACAGCGGCATCTTCGCCGGGTTCGCACCAAACTACACGATCGGGGACCGGCTTTCGAACGTCACCGGCATCGTCAATTACGCGTTCGGCGCGTATGAGGTGATTGTCACGGAAGCGGTGTCCATTACCCGCGACGTCACGCTCGCCAAGGAAGTCACGACCCTCCGCGGCGACGCGAACTACCTTAGCCTTGCGACCTACAATGTCGAAAATCTCGACCCCGGCGACGGCAAGTTCGATATCCTCGCCTCGGACATCGTCTACAACCTGCGCGCGCCCGATATCGTGGCGCTGCAGGAAATCCAGGACGCCGACGGGGCCGGCAACGGCGCCAACCTGAGCGGCACCGTGACCGCACAGGGGCTGATCGACGCGATTTACGCGCAATCCGGCGTTCGTTACGCCTATATCGAGATCGCGCCGACGGTGGCGGGATCGACCGGCGGCGAACCGGGCGGCAACATCCGTAACGGATACCTCTACAATCTCGACCGGGTGAGCTATGTCGCGGGCAGCGCCGAACTGATCACGGCCGATGCGTTTGCGAACAGCCGCAAGCCGCTGGTCGCGCAATTCCAGTTCGCCGGCCAGACGATCACCACGATCGACATCCACTTCACCTCGCGCGGCGGCAGCGATCCGCTCTGGGGCAGCACCCAGCCGCCTGCCGCGGCAGGCGATGGGCAACGCACGGCGCAGGCGGCGGCGGTGCAGGCCTATGTCAACGCGCACCTCGCGACCGATCCGAAGCTGAATATCGCCGTCCTGGGCGATTTTAACGGCTTCTATTTCGAGGAGGCGCAGCGGCTGCTGACCGACCCGACGAAGGGCGGCGTATTCACCAACCTGAACACGCTGCTGCCGGCCGAGGAACGGTACAGCTACATGTTCGAAGGTAACGCGCAGCAGATCGACAACATCCTGGTGACCGGCGGGCTGCTGCTCAACGCCCGCTACGATTCCGTCCATCTCAATTCGCAGTTCGGCGGCAACCGGCCGACCGATCACGATCCGCAGGTCTCGCTGCTGTTCCTTGGCGCGGCGCCGTCCGCACTTGCGCTCAGCAATGCGGCAGTGGCGGAAAATCTGCCGGCGGGAACGATCGTCGGCACGCTGTCGGCGAAGGATACTGCGAACGACACGTTGACGTATGCGCTGACCGACGATGCGGGCGGGCGCTTCGTGGTGGATGCGAAAACCGGGGTGGTCACGACGACCGTCGTACTGGATCACGAGGCGGCGGCCAGCTTCGCCATCACCGGCAAGGCAACAGACAGCGGCGGTCTCTCCACCACCGCAAACTTCACGGTGGCGGTCCGCAACGTTAACGAGGCGCCGATCGCGGTCGCGGACAAGATCGCGGTCGTCGAGGATGCGACATCCGCCAATCTTTGGGCAGTCCTGCTCGGGAACGATGGTGATCCCGACGCGGGACCGGCGCCGATCATCCAGTCGGTCGGCACGACCGGAACGCTGGGTACCGTTGTCTTCGACGCGGCGACGCGGTCGCTGCGCTACGTTGCCGACAACGACGCTTTCGACGCGCTTGCGCCTGGCGCAACGGCGACCGATCGCTTCACCTACACGATCGTCGATGCCGGCGGTCTAACCAGCACCGCCGTGGTCGACGTGACCGTGACCGGCGTCGCCGATGGCGTGAAAATCGCGGGCGGCAATGGCGCGGGGACGCTGACCGGCACGGGCGGCGAGGATTTCCTGATCGGCGGAAACGGTGCAGACACGCTGTATGGCTTGGCTGGCCATGATCTGCTGGTCGGCGGCAACGGCGATGATCGTCTGTTCGGCGCTGACGGGCGCGATGTGCTCTACGGTGACAGCGGCAACGACATTCTGGATGGCGGCGCTGGCGACGACGTGCTGTTCGGCGGCAAAGACAGTGATACGCTGACCGGCGGCGCGGGCGCCGACCGCTTCCACTTCGCCAAGGCGGATGGAGCGGACATCATCACCGACTTCAACGTGGCGGAGGATCGGATCGTACTCGACGGCGTCCAGCTGTCCAAGGTGACCTACGGCGATCTGAACAAGGACGGTGCGGTGGACGTCACGCTGCAGTTCACACAGGGCAGTTCGGTCACGTTGCTCGGTGTATCGGATGTGAAGACAGTCGTCTTCGCCGTGTCCGACGCATATTCCGATTTCGATCCGACGACGCTCTACGGGCTAGGAGATGGGTATCGTACCAGCTTGCCACAGCTGCACGATCTTACCTACGCAGTCTGA